The Blochmannia endosymbiont of Camponotus sp. genome includes a window with the following:
- a CDS encoding homoserine O-succinyltransferase: MPVRVLDKLPAVKFLQNEDIFIMQKSQDIFQELHSLKILILNLMPKKVETENQFLRLLSNSPLQIDVQLLRIDDRIPKNTPVEHLNNFYCSFTDIQHQNFDGLIVTGAPLGLIDFTDITFWPQIEQLFLWAKEHITSTLFICWATQAALKVLYNLPKFIRKKKLVGIYQHNTINSHVLLTKGFDEIFAAPHSRYSDFPKNLIYQNTDLEILAESDEAGVYLLISQDKRLIFVTGHPEYDALTLSQEYYRDIKLGLNPMLPDHYFPKSNPNLIPKINWRSHAYLLFSNWLNHYVYKMS, translated from the coding sequence ATGCCAGTTCGGGTATTAGATAAATTGCCTGCGGTAAAGTTTTTGCAAAACGAAGATATTTTTATTATGCAAAAATCGCAAGATATTTTTCAAGAACTCCATTCTTTAAAAATATTAATTCTTAATTTAATGCCAAAAAAAGTTGAAACAGAAAACCAATTCTTACGATTATTATCAAATTCTCCTTTACAAATCGATGTCCAATTACTACGCATAGACGACCGAATTCCTAAAAATACACCTGTTGAACATTTAAATAATTTTTATTGTAGTTTTACAGATATTCAACATCAAAATTTTGATGGTCTAATTGTAACTGGAGCTCCTTTAGGATTAATTGATTTTACAGACATAACCTTTTGGCCACAAATCGAGCAATTATTCTTATGGGCAAAAGAACATATTACTTCAACATTATTTATTTGTTGGGCCACACAGGCGGCTTTGAAAGTATTATACAATCTTCCTAAATTCATCCGAAAAAAAAAATTAGTAGGAATCTATCAACATAACACTATAAATTCTCATGTACTTTTAACAAAAGGATTTGACGAAATATTTGCAGCACCTCATTCTCGTTATTCAGATTTTCCAAAAAATTTAATTTATCAAAACACAGATTTAGAAATCTTAGCAGAATCTGATGAAGCTGGGGTATATTTACTTATTAGTCAAGACAAACGTTTAATATTTGTTACGGGACATCCAGAATATGATGCGCTTACTCTATCTCAAGAATATTATAGAGATATAAAATTAGGACTAAATCCAATGTTACCAGATCATTATTTTCCTAAAAGTAACCCTAATTTAATTCCTAAAATAAATTGGAGAAGTCA